From bacterium, a single genomic window includes:
- the cysZ gene encoding sulfate transporter CysZ, producing MVKDFLKGIHYPFSAIRFIAHHPNLGKFIIIPFIINVLLFLAGLIFFISNIDSLLQIVPKNDAWYFAILYYLLATLLVASFLIVTFYVFTVIGNMIASPFNSVLSERIEELQFNNKTDQSFNFKLIIRDAYRAVMTECKRLLLFICIFIPIFILNFIPVIGQALYFILMLVFTAWGLSFTFMDYAMERKIVSFRLKVQILASRKSLMLGFGSMCFLFGLIPILNLFLIPVCVTAGTLIYFNEFDSPKPSGV from the coding sequence ATGGTAAAAGATTTTCTTAAAGGCATCCACTACCCTTTTTCGGCAATCCGGTTTATTGCGCATCATCCAAACCTTGGAAAATTCATTATCATTCCGTTTATAATTAATGTTTTATTATTTTTAGCCGGATTGATTTTTTTCATAAGTAATATCGACTCACTATTGCAGATCGTCCCCAAAAACGACGCATGGTATTTTGCGATTCTATATTACCTGTTAGCGACTCTGCTCGTTGCGTCTTTTCTCATTGTGACGTTTTACGTTTTTACGGTCATCGGCAACATGATCGCTTCGCCGTTCAATTCGGTGCTTTCGGAAAGGATCGAAGAACTGCAATTTAACAATAAGACAGACCAATCTTTTAATTTCAAACTCATTATTCGGGATGCCTATAGAGCGGTTATGACCGAATGCAAGCGGCTTCTTCTTTTTATTTGTATTTTTATTCCGATATTTATTCTAAACTTTATCCCGGTAATCGGCCAGGCGCTTTATTTCATCCTGATGCTCGTATTCACTGCATGGGGATTGAGCTTTACATTCATGGATTATGCGATGGAGAGAAAAATAGTATCATTCCGGCTTAAGGTTCAAATTTTGGCATCGCGAAAATCCCTGATGCTTGGTTTTGGATCGATGTGTTTTTTATTCGGTTTGATTCCAATCCTTAATCTTTTTTTGATTCCCGTTTGCGTTACGGCTGGGACACTAATTTACTTTAACGAATTTGATTCACCTAAACCGAGCGGCGTATGA
- a CDS encoding ParB/RepB/Spo0J family partition protein — MTDKFPPRKNTGLGKGLSALIPGANLTSQGTLKHSETSVNTIPIHAIRPNPFQPRKEFDQQALEELKQSLLQNGLIQPITVRKTNTGYELIAGERRFRAAKMANLDSLPAYVRESVTDEEMLELAIIENVQREKLNPIELAEGYQQLIDTCRLTQDEVAQKIGKDRSTITNILRLLKLPSEIQDSLRNEEITIGHGRALVSLPSSAHQLKAWKTVVDGFLSVRKTEELVKKMLDDLDGKHEKKASKFQIEEVAERNPHVDAVENRLRLKFGTKVRLKPKAQGGGGMLEIEYYSNDDLERLLEMIDTMKVV; from the coding sequence ATGACTGATAAATTTCCTCCAAGAAAAAACACTGGTCTTGGAAAAGGCCTTAGCGCATTAATTCCGGGAGCCAATCTTACTTCTCAAGGTACCCTCAAACATTCTGAGACCTCCGTCAATACCATTCCGATCCATGCGATCAGGCCAAATCCGTTTCAACCGCGAAAAGAATTTGATCAGCAGGCGCTGGAGGAATTAAAACAATCGCTGCTACAAAACGGGTTGATCCAGCCGATAACGGTTCGTAAAACGAATACCGGCTACGAATTGATTGCCGGCGAACGCCGTTTCCGTGCTGCAAAAATGGCTAACCTGGATTCATTACCGGCATATGTTCGCGAATCGGTAACGGACGAGGAAATGCTAGAGCTTGCAATAATCGAGAATGTCCAGCGGGAAAAGCTCAATCCGATTGAATTAGCGGAAGGGTACCAGCAACTTATTGACACCTGCCGTCTGACTCAGGACGAAGTAGCGCAGAAAATCGGGAAAGACCGTTCGACCATTACCAATATCCTTCGATTATTGAAATTGCCTTCTGAAATTCAAGATAGCTTACGTAATGAAGAAATTACAATAGGCCACGGTCGTGCGTTAGTGTCGTTGCCGTCAAGCGCGCATCAATTGAAAGCATGGAAAACAGTGGTTGATGGATTTTTATCCGTGCGCAAAACCGAAGAGTTGGTCAAAAAAATGCTCGACGATCTTGACGGCAAACATGAGAAAAAAGCGTCGAAATTCCAGATCGAAGAAGTCGCCGAACGTAATCCACATGTGGATGCCGTCGAAAATCGATTGCGATTGAAATTCGGTACGAAAGTTCGTTTAAAACCGAAAGCACAAGGCGGCGGAGGAATGTTGGAAATTGAATATTATTCCAATGACGATCTGGAGAGGCTTTTAGAAATGATTGATACGATGAAAGTTGTTTGA
- a CDS encoding dipeptidase, with translation MEKVLDYIESNKDAYVNELTDFLRIPSISADPKHKQDVERCAQYVSDQMRKIGLNNVQVFPTDGHPIVYGEWLGAPGMPTVLYYGHYDVQPVDPLNLWHSGPFDPTIKDGYIYARGSSDDKGQVFMNFKSVEAHMKINGKLPVNIKYIIEGEEEVGSNNLDKFIAAHTEMLKADIVLISDTSFFADEMPSIAYGLRGLCYMEIEMTGPNRDLHSGVYGGAVANPVNELANLIAKLKDKNGKIAIPGFYDKVRPLTKKEKDAYKRLPFKRKEYLAELGIKETFGEKGYSILEQVSGRPTLDCNGIWGGYQGEGAKTVLPSKAGAKISMRLVPNQTPEAIAKLFEKHVKKLCPKTMQIKVTTLHGAYPAITDITTKEITAAANALEKVFKKKPLFAREGGSIPVVAAFEKLLGLKSILMGFGLDSDAIHSPNEHFKLANFHRGIKSTAVFFDELAKLS, from the coding sequence ATGGAAAAGGTACTTGATTACATTGAATCCAATAAAGACGCTTACGTAAATGAATTAACCGATTTTTTACGTATTCCCAGTATCAGCGCTGATCCGAAACACAAACAGGATGTCGAACGTTGCGCCCAATACGTTTCCGATCAAATGCGGAAAATTGGTTTAAACAATGTCCAGGTTTTCCCGACCGACGGACATCCGATTGTGTATGGCGAATGGTTAGGAGCGCCGGGAATGCCGACCGTTTTATATTACGGCCATTATGATGTACAGCCTGTGGATCCGTTGAATTTATGGCATAGCGGGCCATTTGATCCGACGATCAAAGATGGGTACATCTACGCACGGGGTTCTTCCGACGACAAAGGTCAGGTTTTCATGAATTTCAAAAGCGTCGAAGCGCACATGAAAATTAACGGCAAATTACCGGTGAATATCAAGTACATCATCGAAGGCGAAGAAGAAGTTGGCAGTAATAATCTCGATAAATTTATTGCGGCGCATACGGAAATGCTGAAGGCTGACATCGTATTAATTTCCGACACATCTTTTTTTGCCGACGAAATGCCGTCCATTGCTTACGGTCTTCGCGGCCTCTGCTATATGGAAATTGAAATGACCGGCCCCAATCGCGACTTGCATTCCGGCGTTTACGGAGGCGCCGTTGCCAATCCAGTCAATGAGTTGGCTAATCTTATTGCTAAATTAAAAGACAAAAACGGGAAAATTGCGATCCCTGGATTCTACGACAAAGTTCGCCCGCTTACCAAAAAAGAAAAAGACGCTTATAAACGCCTGCCTTTCAAACGAAAAGAATATCTCGCGGAATTAGGCATTAAAGAAACATTTGGAGAAAAAGGCTACTCGATTCTCGAGCAAGTGAGCGGCCGTCCGACACTTGATTGTAACGGTATCTGGGGCGGTTATCAGGGAGAAGGAGCCAAAACCGTACTACCTTCTAAAGCCGGCGCAAAAATCAGTATGAGACTTGTTCCGAACCAGACACCTGAAGCAATCGCCAAACTGTTTGAAAAACACGTCAAAAAACTATGCCCGAAAACCATGCAAATCAAAGTAACGACTTTGCACGGAGCTTACCCGGCTATTACGGACATTACAACCAAAGAGATTACGGCCGCAGCAAACGCTTTGGAAAAAGTATTCAAGAAAAAGCCGCTCTTCGCTCGTGAAGGTGGTTCTATACCTGTAGTGGCTGCGTTTGAAAAATTATTGGGATTGAAATCCATATTGATGGGCTTCGGACTTGATTCAGACGCTATCCACTCTCCCAATGAACATTTCAAATTAGCTAATTTCCATCGCGGGATCAAAAGCACAGCAGTATTTTTTGACGAATTAGCCAAATTAAGTTAA
- a CDS encoding AAA family ATPase produces the protein MGRVIAIANQKGGVGKTTTAINLASCLAHADKRTLVIDMDPQANATTGLGFDLEAIEKSSYEMLIHNMKLEDAILKTMMGKMDLVPAHIRLVGAEVELVNLEDREKMFLNAITPVRDKYDFILIDCPPSLGLLTLNALTGSDTVLIPIQCEYYALEGLRQLLNTIRLVQRHLNTNLTIEGVLLTMFDSRLNLSNQVVSEVKEYFKDKVFKSVIHRNIKLGEAPSYGKPIILYDPASVGSQDYMGLAKEVIANILEPQTT, from the coding sequence ATGGGTAGAGTGATTGCTATAGCCAACCAAAAAGGCGGAGTGGGGAAGACGACAACCGCTATTAATTTAGCTTCGTGCCTGGCCCACGCCGATAAGCGTACGCTTGTGATCGATATGGATCCTCAAGCCAATGCGACGACCGGATTGGGGTTTGATTTGGAGGCTATAGAAAAGAGCTCCTACGAAATGCTCATTCACAATATGAAACTCGAAGATGCCATTCTCAAGACTATGATGGGTAAAATGGATTTAGTGCCGGCTCACATTCGGCTTGTTGGCGCTGAGGTCGAATTGGTCAATCTCGAAGACCGTGAAAAAATGTTTCTCAATGCTATTACACCGGTCAGAGATAAATATGATTTTATTTTAATCGATTGTCCGCCATCGCTCGGGCTTTTAACGCTCAATGCGCTTACGGGATCGGATACCGTGCTCATTCCCATTCAATGCGAATATTACGCGCTGGAAGGTCTACGGCAATTGTTGAATACGATTCGTTTGGTTCAACGTCACCTCAATACCAATTTAACGATTGAAGGCGTTTTACTGACGATGTTTGACAGCCGATTGAATTTGTCCAATCAAGTCGTGAGCGAAGTGAAAGAGTATTTCAAAGACAAAGTTTTTAAAAGCGTCATTCACCGCAATATCAAATTGGGAGAAGCTCCCAGTTACGGTAAACCGATTATTCTGTACGATCCTGCCTCTGTCGGCTCACAAGACTATATGGGGTTGGCCAAAGAAGTCATCGCCAACATTTTAGAACCGCAAACGACCTGA
- the hutH gene encoding histidine ammonia-lyase, whose translation MNSIEINGSNLDLEIIDHILREHVSVKLSDHAMALIGQSREIIEHIIHSGKTVYGVNTGFGKFSDVRISPDHIDQLQTNLVRSHASGVGRPFSDDIVRAMLLLKANGLAKGYSGVRLEVVQLLIDMFNHNVLPVIPEKGSVGSSGDLAPLAHLALVMMGEGEAKFEGELMSGGDALAQAGLHPIRLKSKEGLAVLNGTQAMTAVGSINLIRALNILECADILGAMSTEVLLCTDTAFDERIHKARNQDGQMTSAENLRTLLHGSPMVQSHVDCKKIQDAYSIRCMPQVHGASRDAVRHTQQIVEREINAASDNPLIFIENGDVLSGGNFHGQPVALVMDFLAIAMSEIGNISERRTAWMMDAHLSDGLPAFLAKDGGLNSGYMIAQYAAAALVSENKTLCHPASVDSIPTSANKEDHVSMGTIGARKCLQVIENVETILSIEWLCATQAADFRKPIELGSRTKRAYELLRSKVQPLEKDRVTSVDIDEATRLLRSKALVEEVWDR comes from the coding sequence ATGAACAGCATTGAAATTAACGGCAGCAATCTTGATTTGGAAATCATCGATCATATTTTACGCGAACATGTGTCAGTCAAACTTTCTGATCACGCTATGGCTTTGATCGGACAATCGCGCGAGATCATAGAGCATATTATTCACTCCGGCAAGACCGTATATGGCGTCAATACTGGTTTCGGAAAATTCAGTGACGTACGAATCAGCCCCGATCATATCGATCAATTACAAACTAATTTAGTTCGCAGTCATGCTTCCGGAGTTGGCCGGCCTTTTAGCGATGATATCGTCAGGGCCATGCTTCTTTTGAAAGCAAACGGTCTGGCAAAAGGCTATTCCGGCGTAAGGCTCGAAGTCGTTCAATTACTCATTGACATGTTCAATCACAATGTGCTTCCGGTTATTCCGGAAAAAGGTTCGGTCGGTTCAAGCGGCGACCTGGCGCCGTTGGCGCATCTTGCATTAGTCATGATGGGTGAAGGTGAAGCTAAATTTGAAGGCGAGCTCATGAGCGGCGGCGATGCGCTGGCACAGGCCGGACTTCATCCTATTCGATTAAAATCCAAAGAAGGCCTCGCCGTGCTCAATGGCACGCAAGCCATGACAGCGGTGGGATCAATCAATCTTATTCGAGCGCTGAATATCCTTGAATGTGCCGACATTCTGGGAGCCATGTCTACCGAGGTTCTATTATGTACGGATACGGCCTTTGACGAACGTATTCATAAAGCCCGCAACCAGGACGGTCAAATGACATCGGCTGAAAATTTACGCACGTTATTGCACGGAAGCCCGATGGTTCAATCACATGTTGATTGTAAAAAAATTCAAGACGCTTACAGCATCCGCTGCATGCCGCAAGTTCACGGAGCGAGCCGTGACGCTGTCCGCCACACACAACAAATCGTCGAACGCGAAATCAACGCCGCATCGGATAATCCATTGATTTTCATTGAAAACGGCGATGTATTGTCCGGTGGGAATTTTCACGGACAGCCTGTGGCGTTGGTTATGGATTTTCTTGCCATAGCCATGAGTGAAATCGGCAATATTTCTGAGCGCCGGACGGCGTGGATGATGGATGCCCATTTGAGCGACGGCTTACCTGCATTTTTAGCCAAAGACGGCGGGCTGAATTCGGGCTATATGATTGCGCAATACGCGGCCGCGGCGCTTGTTTCGGAAAATAAAACGTTATGCCATCCGGCCAGCGTGGATTCGATTCCGACATCGGCCAACAAAGAAGATCACGTCAGCATGGGCACGATCGGCGCCCGCAAATGTTTGCAAGTCATTGAAAACGTCGAAACAATTTTGTCTATTGAATGGCTGTGCGCAACGCAAGCCGCCGATTTTCGAAAACCGATTGAACTGGGTTCCCGTACCAAACGAGCATACGAACTCCTTCGCAGTAAGGTGCAGCCGCTTGAGAAAGACCGAGTAACCAGTGTAGATATTGATGAAGCTACGAGATTGCTGCGCAGTAAAGCGCTTGTAGAAGAAGTGTGGGATCGATAA